In the Bordetella genomosp. 10 genome, one interval contains:
- the accD gene encoding acetyl-CoA carboxylase, carboxyltransferase subunit beta yields MSWIEKLLPPRINKTTEPTARRVPEGLWVKCPSCESVLYNEDLAANLHVCPKCDHHMRIGSRARIDSLLDLEGRVELGQSIRSVDTLKFKDSRKYPERLQEAVKQTGETDAMVVVSGSIKGVPAVLACFEFEFMGGSMGSVVGERFARGAQAALEQKTPFICVAASGGARMQESLLSLMQMAKTNAMLTRLSAAQLPFISVLTDPTMGGVSASFAFMGDVVIAEPKALIGFAGPRVIEQTVREKLPEGFQRAEFLLQKGAIDMVVDRRQLRDEIARLLALLTRQPAEVLTA; encoded by the coding sequence ATGAGCTGGATCGAAAAACTCCTGCCGCCGCGCATCAACAAGACGACCGAGCCTACCGCTCGGCGCGTACCGGAAGGTCTCTGGGTCAAGTGCCCGTCCTGCGAATCGGTGCTCTATAACGAGGACCTCGCCGCCAATCTGCACGTCTGCCCGAAGTGCGACCACCATATGCGCATCGGCTCGCGCGCGCGCATCGACTCGCTGCTGGACCTGGAAGGCCGAGTCGAACTGGGCCAGTCCATCCGTTCGGTCGACACGCTGAAGTTCAAGGACTCGCGCAAGTATCCGGAACGCTTGCAGGAAGCCGTCAAGCAGACGGGCGAAACCGACGCCATGGTGGTCGTCAGCGGTTCGATCAAGGGCGTGCCGGCGGTGCTGGCCTGCTTCGAATTCGAATTCATGGGCGGTTCCATGGGCTCGGTGGTGGGCGAGCGCTTCGCGCGCGGCGCCCAGGCCGCGCTGGAGCAGAAGACGCCCTTCATCTGCGTGGCCGCCTCGGGCGGCGCGCGCATGCAGGAAAGCCTGCTGTCGCTCATGCAGATGGCCAAGACCAATGCCATGCTGACGCGCCTGTCGGCCGCGCAACTGCCTTTCATCAGCGTGCTGACCGATCCGACCATGGGCGGCGTGTCGGCCAGCTTCGCCTTCATGGGCGACGTCGTGATCGCCGAGCCCAAGGCCCTGATCGGTTTTGCCGGTCCGCGCGTCATCGAGCAGACCGTGCGCGAGAAATTGCCCGAAGGCTTCCAGCGCGCCGAGTTCCTGCTGCAGAAGGGCGCCATCGACATGGTGGTGGACCGCCGCCAATTGCGCGACGAAATCGCCCGCCTGCTGGCCCTGCTGACGCGGC
- the trpA gene encoding tryptophan synthase subunit alpha: MTAQKDRIGAAFARTRAAGRAALIPYIAAGDPSPASCVPLMHALVRAGADVIELGVPFSDPMADGPVIQRATERAIAQGMSLRKVLDAVAGFRREDDATPVVLMGYANPIEAMGQAAFVDAASAAGVDGVLVVDYPPEEVREFAELLGAKGIAPIFLLAPTSTEARIEAVGKVARGYAYYVSLKGVTGAGHIDTDDVAARLAAIRRHVHIPVGVGFGIRDVDSARRVARVADAVVIGSKLIETMEKAIEGVPAAGQAEAAASAAGAWLSTIRQALDDVKRDSAAA, translated from the coding sequence ATGACCGCACAAAAAGACCGCATCGGCGCCGCCTTTGCCCGTACCCGGGCGGCCGGCCGCGCCGCCCTGATTCCCTATATCGCCGCCGGCGATCCTTCGCCGGCTTCCTGCGTGCCGCTGATGCATGCGCTGGTGCGCGCCGGCGCCGACGTCATCGAGCTGGGCGTGCCGTTTTCCGACCCCATGGCCGACGGTCCCGTCATCCAGCGCGCCACCGAGCGCGCCATCGCGCAGGGCATGAGCCTGCGCAAGGTGCTGGACGCCGTGGCCGGCTTCCGCCGCGAGGACGACGCCACGCCGGTGGTGCTGATGGGGTACGCCAATCCCATCGAGGCCATGGGCCAGGCCGCCTTCGTCGACGCGGCGTCGGCCGCCGGCGTCGACGGCGTGCTGGTGGTCGACTACCCGCCCGAGGAAGTGCGCGAGTTCGCCGAGCTGCTGGGCGCCAAGGGCATCGCCCCCATCTTCCTGCTGGCGCCCACCAGCACCGAGGCCCGCATCGAGGCGGTCGGCAAGGTGGCGCGCGGCTACGCCTATTACGTCTCGCTCAAGGGCGTGACGGGCGCCGGCCATATCGACACCGACGACGTGGCGGCCAGGCTGGCCGCCATCCGCCGCCACGTCCACATTCCGGTGGGCGTGGGCTTCGGCATCCGCGACGTCGACAGCGCCCGACGCGTGGCGCGCGTGGCCGACGCCGTGGTGATCGGCAGCAAGCTGATCGAGACCATGGAAAAAGCCATCGAAGGCGTTCCCGCCGCCGGCCAGGCCGAGGCCGCCGCCAGCGCCGCCGGCGCCTGGCTGAGCACCATCCGCCAGGCCCTGGACGACGTCAAACGGGACTCCGCGGCGGCCTGA
- the trpB gene encoding tryptophan synthase subunit beta: protein MKPYDLPDAQGHFGPYGGVFVAETLMHALDELRAAYDRFRVDPLFLEEFAYELKHFVGRPTPVYHARRWSQELGGAQIWFKREDLNHTGAHKVNNCIGQALLARRMGKPRVIAETGAGQHGVATATVAARYGMECVVYMGSEDVRRQASNVYRMKLLGAKVVPVESGSRTLKDALNEAMRDWVTNVANTFYIIGTVAGPDPYPRMVRDFQTVIGKECLTQMPEETGRQPDYVIAAVGGGSNAMGIFHPYIPHENVQLIGVEAAGEGMDSGRHAASIAAGQVGVLHGNRTYVMQDENGQVQETHSVSAGLDYPGVGPEHAWLKDSGRASYVGVTDDEALRAFHDCCRIEGIMPALESSHAIAHALRLAPTLPKDKIILVNLSGRGDKDMHTVAERAGMQL from the coding sequence GTGAAACCTTACGACCTTCCCGATGCCCAAGGGCATTTCGGACCCTACGGCGGCGTGTTCGTGGCGGAAACGCTGATGCACGCCCTGGACGAATTGCGCGCGGCCTATGACCGTTTCCGCGTCGATCCGCTCTTTCTCGAGGAGTTCGCCTACGAACTCAAGCATTTCGTGGGCCGGCCCACGCCGGTGTACCACGCCCGCCGCTGGTCGCAGGAACTCGGCGGCGCGCAGATCTGGTTCAAGCGCGAAGACCTCAACCATACGGGCGCGCACAAGGTCAACAATTGCATCGGCCAGGCGCTCCTGGCGCGCCGCATGGGCAAGCCCCGCGTGATCGCCGAGACCGGCGCCGGCCAGCATGGCGTGGCCACCGCCACCGTCGCGGCCCGCTACGGCATGGAATGCGTGGTCTACATGGGCAGCGAGGACGTGCGCCGCCAGGCCTCCAACGTCTACCGCATGAAGCTGCTGGGCGCCAAGGTGGTGCCGGTGGAATCGGGCTCGCGCACGCTCAAGGACGCGCTGAACGAAGCCATGCGCGACTGGGTCACCAACGTCGCCAACACCTTCTACATCATCGGCACGGTGGCGGGCCCCGACCCCTATCCGCGCATGGTGCGGGATTTCCAGACCGTGATCGGCAAGGAATGCCTGACGCAGATGCCGGAAGAAACCGGCCGCCAGCCGGACTACGTGATCGCGGCGGTGGGCGGCGGTTCCAACGCCATGGGCATTTTCCACCCCTATATTCCGCACGAGAACGTGCAGTTGATCGGCGTCGAAGCCGCCGGCGAGGGCATGGACAGCGGCCGTCACGCGGCCTCCATCGCCGCCGGCCAGGTGGGCGTGCTGCACGGCAACCGCACCTACGTGATGCAGGACGAAAACGGCCAGGTGCAGGAAACGCATTCGGTCTCGGCCGGCCTGGACTATCCCGGCGTGGGCCCCGAACACGCCTGGCTGAAGGACAGCGGCCGCGCCAGCTACGTCGGCGTGACCGACGACGAAGCCTTGCGCGCCTTCCACGATTGCTGCCGCATCGAGGGCATCATGCCCGCGCTGGAATCCTCGCACGCCATCGCGCACGCGCTGCGGCTGGCGCCGACGCTGCCCAAGGACAAGATCATCCTGGTCAACCTGTCGGGCCGCGGCGACAAGGACATGCACACCGTCGCCGAGCGCGCCGGCATGCAGTTGTAA
- the argE gene encoding acetylornithine deacetylase, with product MDTPTQASPEVDSQTRAWLEKLVAFDTTSRNSNLALIETVRDALAGQGIAATLVHNAGRNKANLFATLPAQDGGTQGGIVLSGHTDVVPVDGQDWSSDPFVVQERDGRLYGRGTCDMKGFIAAALALVPEFLAMPRKKPLHLALSYDEEIGCAGAPYLLADLRERGIRPEGCVVGEPTGMQVVVAHKGINVFRCRVHGKAAHSSLTTQGCNAIEHAARLICHIRDLADAYRANGPYDTFYDVPFSTLTTNQIQGGIAVNTIPDACEFSYEFRNLPGMSPQDIQADIQRYVSEQLLPRMRAEFPEARVDIEAGAAAPGLEASEQAAITSLVRALTRDTATRKVAYATEAGLFQGIGIPTVVCGPGHIVQAHKPDEYVALDQLAACIGFLRRIGQSL from the coding sequence ATGGACACCCCCACGCAAGCCTCCCCGGAAGTCGACAGCCAGACCCGTGCCTGGCTGGAAAAGCTGGTCGCCTTCGACACCACCAGCCGCAACTCCAACCTGGCGCTCATCGAGACCGTGCGCGACGCGCTCGCGGGCCAGGGCATCGCGGCCACGCTGGTGCACAACGCCGGGCGCAACAAGGCCAATCTCTTCGCCACGCTGCCGGCCCAGGACGGCGGCACGCAGGGCGGCATCGTGCTGTCCGGCCATACCGACGTGGTGCCGGTGGACGGGCAGGACTGGTCTTCCGATCCCTTCGTCGTGCAGGAACGGGACGGCCGGCTCTACGGCCGCGGCACATGCGACATGAAGGGCTTCATCGCGGCGGCCCTGGCCCTGGTGCCCGAATTCCTGGCGATGCCGCGCAAGAAACCGCTGCACCTGGCCCTTTCCTACGACGAGGAAATCGGCTGCGCCGGCGCGCCCTACCTGCTGGCCGACCTGCGCGAGCGCGGCATCCGGCCGGAGGGCTGCGTGGTGGGCGAACCCACCGGCATGCAGGTGGTGGTCGCGCACAAGGGCATCAACGTCTTCCGCTGCCGGGTCCACGGCAAGGCCGCGCATTCCTCGTTGACGACGCAGGGCTGCAACGCCATCGAACACGCCGCGCGCCTGATCTGCCATATCCGCGACCTGGCCGACGCCTATCGCGCCAACGGGCCCTACGATACGTTCTACGACGTGCCGTTCTCCACGCTGACCACCAACCAGATCCAGGGCGGCATCGCGGTCAACACCATTCCGGACGCCTGCGAATTCAGCTACGAATTCCGCAACCTGCCCGGCATGTCGCCGCAGGACATCCAGGCCGATATTCAGCGCTATGTCAGCGAGCAATTGCTGCCGCGCATGCGCGCCGAGTTCCCGGAAGCCCGGGTCGACATCGAGGCGGGCGCCGCGGCGCCGGGCCTGGAGGCCTCGGAGCAGGCCGCCATCACCAGCCTGGTGCGCGCGCTCACCCGCGACACGGCGACGCGCAAGGTGGCCTATGCCACCGAGGCCGGCCTGTTCCAGGGCATCGGCATTCCCACCGTGGTCTGCGGCCCCGGCCATATCGTGCAGGCCCACAAGCCCGACGAATACGTGGCGCTGGATCAACTGGCGGCGTGCATCGGCTTCCTGCGGCGGATCGGGCAATCCTTGTAG
- a CDS encoding RelA/SpoT family protein translates to MSAPSVPESPQPAAAADSGVGLDADWLDAAAAGLDAAGRAQLERAARSVADRFAGQQSITGEPLIVHAAGVARVLAGLQTDAATRVAAVLAALPVDLQAPPQTLRIDPLAEEFGDDVARLVQGANALLRLGVMARHASDSAAGSGTQKEMRRKMLLAMAADLRIVLMRLASRLQSLRWHAATKVPCDPQLARETLDLYAPLANRLGIWQIKWEMEDLAFRFTDPDRYKQIARLLEEKRVEREAFVRGAVARMEEALAKAGIAGEVSGRPKHIYSIWNKMRVKKLDFSHLYDLRALRVIVGDVRDCYAALSLVHAMWTPVGEEFDDYISRPKPNGYRSLHTVVADENGRPFEVQIRTREMHQFAEYGMAAHWRYKEAGAKGGQVSASSDYDRQVSWMRQLLAWNEDLASPPDEAAPAGVPVPPPDGTAGEHAGKPPRGARKTAVAADGGEHIYVLTPQARVIELPAGSTAVDFAYHLHTDLGHRCRGARVDGQLVPLQTRLATGQTVEIVAAKSGGPSRDWLNPQLGFLASPRARAKVRAWFNAIELQQRITQGQALVEKELQRLGKTAVNLEQLAQQLGFARADDLYVAAAKDEFSLRQIDSAFQQPAPADPDQPQVVTHASRAESTEKSGKSGVLVVGVGSLMTQLARCCRPAPPDRIVGFVTRGRGVSIHRADCHSYAALASREPERVIEVTWGKTGGTLYPVDVSIRAHDRSGLLRDLSEVFARLRLNVIGVNTQSRGSLAHMVFTVEVPDGEALSRALAALTEVAGVTSAARK, encoded by the coding sequence ATGTCCGCGCCTTCCGTTCCCGAATCCCCGCAGCCTGCCGCCGCCGCCGATTCCGGCGTCGGCCTCGACGCCGACTGGCTCGACGCCGCCGCGGCGGGGCTGGACGCGGCCGGGCGCGCGCAACTGGAGCGCGCGGCGCGCTCGGTGGCCGACCGCTTCGCCGGCCAGCAATCCATCACCGGCGAACCCCTGATCGTCCATGCCGCGGGCGTGGCGCGCGTGCTGGCGGGCTTGCAGACGGACGCCGCCACCCGCGTCGCGGCGGTGCTGGCGGCCTTGCCCGTCGACTTGCAGGCGCCGCCGCAGACCCTGCGCATCGATCCGCTGGCCGAGGAATTCGGCGACGACGTGGCGCGCCTGGTCCAGGGCGCCAACGCCCTGCTGCGGCTGGGCGTGATGGCGCGCCATGCCAGCGACAGCGCCGCCGGCAGCGGCACGCAGAAGGAAATGCGGCGCAAGATGCTGCTGGCCATGGCCGCCGACCTGCGCATCGTGCTGATGCGCCTGGCGTCGCGCCTGCAAAGCCTGCGCTGGCACGCGGCCACCAAGGTGCCCTGCGATCCGCAACTGGCCCGCGAAACGCTGGACCTCTACGCGCCCCTGGCCAACCGCCTGGGCATCTGGCAGATCAAGTGGGAGATGGAAGACCTGGCCTTCCGCTTCACCGACCCGGACCGCTACAAGCAGATCGCCCGCCTGCTGGAGGAAAAGCGCGTCGAGCGCGAGGCCTTCGTCCGCGGCGCGGTGGCGCGCATGGAGGAGGCCCTGGCCAAGGCCGGCATCGCCGGCGAGGTCAGCGGCCGGCCCAAGCACATCTACAGCATCTGGAACAAGATGCGGGTCAAGAAGCTGGATTTCTCGCACCTGTACGACCTGCGCGCGCTGCGCGTCATCGTCGGCGACGTGCGCGACTGCTATGCCGCGCTGTCCCTGGTGCACGCCATGTGGACGCCGGTGGGCGAGGAGTTCGACGACTACATTTCCCGTCCCAAGCCCAACGGCTATCGGTCGCTGCATACGGTGGTGGCCGACGAGAACGGCAGGCCGTTCGAAGTGCAGATACGCACGCGCGAAATGCACCAGTTCGCCGAATACGGGATGGCCGCCCACTGGCGCTACAAGGAAGCGGGCGCGAAGGGCGGCCAGGTGTCGGCGTCCAGCGATTACGACCGCCAGGTGTCCTGGATGCGCCAGTTGCTGGCGTGGAACGAGGATCTGGCCTCGCCGCCGGACGAGGCCGCCCCGGCCGGCGTGCCCGTGCCGCCGCCGGACGGCACAGCCGGGGAGCATGCCGGCAAGCCGCCGCGCGGCGCCCGCAAGACCGCCGTCGCGGCGGATGGGGGCGAGCATATCTACGTGCTCACGCCCCAGGCCCGCGTGATCGAGCTGCCGGCGGGATCGACCGCCGTGGACTTCGCCTATCACCTGCATACCGACCTGGGCCACCGTTGCCGCGGCGCGCGCGTGGACGGCCAACTGGTGCCGTTGCAGACGCGCCTGGCCACCGGCCAGACCGTGGAAATCGTGGCCGCCAAGTCCGGCGGCCCCTCGCGCGACTGGCTCAATCCCCAACTGGGCTTCCTGGCCAGCCCGCGCGCGCGCGCCAAGGTGCGCGCCTGGTTCAACGCCATCGAATTGCAGCAGCGCATCACCCAGGGCCAGGCCCTGGTGGAAAAAGAGCTGCAGCGGCTGGGCAAGACGGCGGTCAACCTGGAACAGTTGGCGCAGCAACTGGGCTTCGCCCGCGCCGACGATCTCTACGTCGCCGCCGCCAAGGACGAGTTCAGCCTGCGCCAGATCGACAGCGCTTTCCAGCAGCCCGCGCCCGCCGACCCGGACCAGCCGCAGGTCGTCACCCACGCCAGCCGGGCCGAAAGCACGGAAAAAAGCGGCAAGAGCGGGGTGCTGGTGGTCGGGGTGGGTTCCCTGATGACCCAGTTGGCGCGTTGCTGCCGGCCGGCGCCGCCGGACCGGATCGTGGGCTTCGTCACGCGCGGCCGCGGCGTGTCCATCCATCGCGCCGATTGCCACAGCTACGCCGCGCTGGCCAGCCGCGAGCCGGAGCGCGTCATCGAAGTGACCTGGGGCAAGACCGGCGGCACGCTTTATCCGGTCGACGTCAGCATCCGGGCGCACGACCGCTCCGGCCTGCTGCGCGACCTTTCCGAGGTCTTCGCCCGGCTGCGCCTGAACGTCATCGGCGTCAATACGCAGAGCCGCGGCTCGCTGGCGCACATGGTCTTCACCGTGGAAGTGCCGGACGGGGAGGCCCTGTCCCGCGCGCTGGCGGCGCTGACCGAGGTGGCCGGCGTGACCAGCGCGGCGCGCAAGTAA
- a CDS encoding M90 family metallopeptidase, whose protein sequence is MFGWLKGRGARESQVDAVRERIPAELWEQVLDAFPFLYPLSPEEQAALLDRAAWVLASKTMNGARGLALTDFMRLCIAAQAALPILNLPPALYEGWDEIVVYPGGFLIPRRREDEDGVVHEYEEDAAGEAWDGGPVLISWEDARHAAGGYNVVIHEFAHKLDLYAGAADGVPSLAGRRDIDGRAWRRVLEDSLDRFRAALDAVEAAIPSDVDPEGPEADRWYGQLPLDPYAATDEAEFFAVSSESFFADPAPLADALPDWYALLRAYYRQDPLARLARHEQESST, encoded by the coding sequence ATGTTTGGATGGCTCAAGGGACGCGGGGCGCGGGAGTCGCAGGTCGACGCGGTGCGCGAACGCATTCCCGCGGAACTGTGGGAACAGGTGCTGGACGCCTTTCCCTTCCTCTACCCGCTCTCGCCGGAAGAGCAGGCCGCGCTGCTGGACCGCGCGGCCTGGGTGCTGGCCAGCAAGACAATGAACGGCGCCCGCGGCCTGGCGCTGACCGACTTCATGCGCCTGTGCATCGCCGCCCAGGCCGCCCTGCCCATCCTCAACCTGCCGCCCGCGCTGTACGAGGGCTGGGACGAGATCGTCGTTTATCCCGGCGGCTTTCTCATCCCGCGGCGCCGCGAGGACGAGGACGGCGTGGTCCATGAATACGAGGAAGACGCCGCCGGCGAAGCCTGGGACGGCGGCCCGGTGCTGATTTCCTGGGAGGACGCGCGCCATGCGGCCGGCGGCTACAACGTGGTGATCCACGAATTCGCCCACAAGCTGGACCTGTACGCCGGCGCCGCCGACGGCGTGCCCAGCCTGGCGGGCCGGCGCGATATCGACGGGCGCGCCTGGCGCCGCGTGCTGGAGGACAGCCTGGACCGCTTCCGCGCCGCGCTGGACGCCGTGGAGGCCGCCATTCCGTCCGACGTGGACCCCGAAGGCCCGGAGGCGGATCGCTGGTACGGCCAGTTGCCGCTGGACCCGTACGCGGCGACCGACGAAGCGGAATTCTTCGCGGTCAGTTCCGAAAGCTTTTTCGCCGATCCCGCGCCCCTGGCCGACGCCCTGCCCGACTGGTACGCCCTGCTGCGGGCCTATTACCGGCAGGATCCCCTGGCGCGGCTGGCGCGCCATGAACAGGAATCGTCGACGTGA
- a CDS encoding NAD(P)H-dependent oxidoreductase, with protein sequence MARAAAEGARDVAAWAAREQARQDDGAAAASALHVDLMPAADVQAGDLLHSDGYLFCAPENLGSLSGAMKECFDRCYYGVLDADGVSPVSGRPYGLMVSAGTDGSGAARQMERICTGWRLRLSAPALIARNGAQTPAAILAPKTVAPDVLRDCRELGGLLAGLLLMGG encoded by the coding sequence ATGGCGCGGGCCGCCGCCGAGGGCGCGCGCGACGTGGCCGCCTGGGCCGCGCGGGAGCAGGCGCGGCAGGACGACGGCGCGGCCGCCGCGTCCGCGCTGCACGTCGACCTGATGCCGGCGGCCGACGTGCAGGCCGGCGACCTGCTGCACAGCGACGGCTATCTTTTCTGCGCGCCGGAAAACCTGGGCAGCCTGAGCGGCGCGATGAAGGAATGCTTCGACCGCTGCTATTACGGCGTCCTCGACGCTGACGGCGTCAGCCCCGTCAGCGGACGGCCCTACGGCCTGATGGTCAGCGCCGGGACCGACGGCAGCGGCGCGGCCCGGCAGATGGAGCGCATCTGCACCGGATGGCGCCTGCGCCTGTCGGCGCCGGCCTTGATCGCGCGCAACGGCGCCCAGACCCCGGCCGCCATCCTGGCGCCCAAAACGGTGGCGCCCGATGTCCTGCGGGACTGCCGGGAACTGGGGGGATTGCTGGCGGGATTGCTGCTGATGGGAGGCTAG
- a CDS encoding RidA family protein, whose product MSSIKRVNVAKRLSDMAVYNGVAYLAGQVPDDATLDITGQTAQVLATIDKLLAEAGTDKSRILMAQIFVANMKEFDGMNKAWDAWVADGNAPPRATVEARLANPDYKVEIVVTAAVA is encoded by the coding sequence ATGAGCAGCATCAAACGCGTCAACGTCGCCAAGCGTCTCTCGGACATGGCCGTCTACAACGGCGTCGCCTACCTGGCCGGCCAGGTGCCGGACGACGCCACGCTGGACATCACCGGCCAGACCGCCCAGGTCCTGGCGACCATCGACAAGCTGTTGGCCGAAGCCGGCACCGACAAGTCCCGCATCCTGATGGCCCAGATCTTCGTCGCCAACATGAAGGAATTCGACGGCATGAACAAGGCCTGGGACGCCTGGGTCGCCGACGGCAACGCGCCTCCCCGCGCCACCGTCGAAGCGCGCCTGGCGAACCCCGACTACAAGGTCGAGATCGTCGTCACCGCCGCTGTCGCTTAA
- the pncB gene encoding nicotinate phosphoribosyltransferase produces MIITSLLDTDLYKFSMMQVVLHHFPAAQVEYQYKCRTPDINLRPYIDEIRAEIHELCQLRFSRDELDYLGSLRFIKSDFIDFLELFHLPERCIQVTEGKEAGEIAITVKGPWLHTILFEIPVLAIVNEVYFRNTRRHPDLAEGRARLQSKVRLVVDDPSMTDFRVAEYGTRRRFSKAWHQEVVATMKATMGKMFAGTSNVALARQHDVLPLGTMGHEYLQACQALGPRLRDSQVFALEVWAKEYRGDLGIALSDVYGTNAFLRDFDMYFCKLFDGARHDSGDPFVWGERMIEHYRANRVDPRTKTLVFSDSLTFPKAIELARRFAGRCRVSFGIGTNLTNDLGHQPLQIVMKMVRCNGQPVAKVSDAPEKTMCDDPAYLAYLRQVFDLPPLPAGK; encoded by the coding sequence ATGATAATTACTTCGCTGCTCGACACCGACCTCTACAAGTTCAGCATGATGCAGGTGGTGCTGCACCATTTTCCCGCGGCGCAGGTGGAATACCAGTACAAGTGCCGGACGCCCGACATCAATCTACGGCCCTACATCGACGAGATCCGCGCGGAAATCCATGAGCTGTGCCAGTTGCGCTTCAGCCGCGACGAACTGGATTATCTCGGCAGCCTGCGCTTCATCAAGAGCGATTTCATCGATTTTCTCGAACTCTTCCATTTGCCCGAGCGCTGCATCCAGGTGACCGAGGGCAAGGAAGCGGGCGAGATCGCGATCACGGTCAAGGGGCCGTGGCTGCACACCATTCTTTTCGAGATTCCGGTCCTGGCGATCGTCAACGAAGTCTATTTCCGCAATACCAGGCGGCATCCCGACCTGGCGGAGGGCCGCGCGCGCCTGCAGTCGAAGGTGCGCCTGGTGGTGGACGATCCCTCCATGACCGATTTCCGCGTCGCCGAATACGGCACGCGGCGGCGCTTCTCCAAGGCCTGGCACCAGGAAGTGGTGGCCACCATGAAGGCCACCATGGGCAAGATGTTCGCCGGCACCAGCAACGTCGCCCTGGCCCGCCAGCATGATGTGCTGCCCCTGGGCACCATGGGGCACGAGTACCTGCAGGCCTGCCAGGCGCTGGGCCCGCGCCTGCGCGATTCCCAGGTTTTCGCGCTGGAGGTGTGGGCCAAGGAATATCGCGGCGACCTGGGCATCGCGCTGTCCGACGTCTACGGCACCAACGCCTTCCTGCGCGATTTCGATATGTATTTCTGCAAGTTGTTCGACGGCGCGCGGCACGATTCGGGCGATCCCTTCGTGTGGGGCGAGCGCATGATCGAGCACTATCGCGCCAACCGGGTCGACCCGCGCACCAAGACGCTGGTGTTTTCCGATTCCCTGACGTTTCCCAAGGCCATCGAGCTCGCCCGCCGCTTCGCCGGGCGCTGCCGCGTGTCCTTCGGCATCGGCACCAATCTCACCAACGACCTGGGGCACCAGCCCTTGCAGATCGTCATGAAGATGGTCCGGTGCAATGGACAGCCGGTGGCCAAGGTGTCCGACGCGCCGGAAAAGACCATGTGCGACGATCCGGCCTACCTGGCCTACCTGCGCCAGGTGTTCGACCTGCCGCCGCTGCCCGCCGGGAAGTGA
- the fdxA gene encoding ferredoxin FdxA — protein MTHVVTENCIKCKYTDCVDVCPVDCFRAGPNFLVIDPDECIDCAVCIPECPANAIYAEEDVPQDQLQFIALNAELAPEFQSISRATKPLPDADEWNGKPDKLQHLER, from the coding sequence ATGACCCACGTCGTCACCGAAAACTGTATCAAATGCAAGTACACCGACTGTGTGGATGTGTGCCCGGTCGACTGTTTCCGCGCGGGCCCCAACTTCCTGGTGATCGACCCCGACGAGTGCATCGACTGCGCGGTGTGCATCCCGGAATGCCCGGCCAACGCCATCTACGCGGAAGAAGACGTGCCGCAGGACCAGTTGCAGTTCATCGCGCTGAACGCGGAACTGGCGCCGGAATTCCAGAGCATCAGCCGCGCGACCAAGCCGCTGCCCGACGCCGACGAATGGAACGGCAAGCCGGACAAACTGCAGCACCTGGAAAGGTAA
- a CDS encoding ferredoxin--NADP reductase has product MTDVSKYTRQTVTEVRNWVPGKLFSLRVTRDPAYVFKAGQFARVGLPAADDPDGPPTLWRAYSMVSGPLEDALEFYSIVVPEGDFSPRLAQLRVGDSLYVEKNPYGFLTIDRFFPAQPAAAQAADAADAAPAVEAAPAGGATLAADRKPDLWLLATGTGLSAYLSILRDPATWTSFRRIILVHGVRRAEELAYREEIEGWSRQPEFAAIHRADPRKLIYRAIATREALPGMPSERLTTLIADGRLEQLTGESLDPRHAKVMLCGNPEMLSAARKLLGEMGFAPGRRGIPGNLAVENYW; this is encoded by the coding sequence ATGACCGACGTATCCAAATACACGCGCCAAACCGTCACTGAAGTCCGCAACTGGGTGCCCGGCAAGCTGTTTTCGCTACGGGTGACCCGCGATCCCGCCTATGTCTTCAAGGCCGGGCAGTTCGCCCGCGTGGGCCTGCCGGCCGCCGACGATCCCGATGGGCCGCCCACCTTGTGGCGCGCCTATTCCATGGTGTCGGGTCCGCTGGAAGACGCGCTGGAGTTCTATTCCATCGTGGTGCCCGAAGGCGATTTCAGCCCGCGCCTGGCGCAACTGCGCGTGGGCGACAGCCTGTACGTGGAAAAGAACCCCTATGGTTTCCTGACCATAGACCGCTTCTTTCCCGCCCAGCCCGCCGCGGCCCAGGCCGCCGACGCCGCGGATGCCGCGCCGGCCGTGGAGGCGGCGCCCGCCGGCGGCGCCACGCTAGCCGCCGATCGCAAGCCGGATCTCTGGCTGCTGGCCACGGGCACGGGCCTGTCGGCCTACCTGTCCATCCTGCGCGACCCGGCCACCTGGACGTCGTTCCGCCGCATCATCCTGGTCCATGGCGTGCGCCGTGCCGAGGAACTGGCGTATCGCGAGGAAATCGAGGGCTGGTCCCGCCAGCCCGAGTTCGCCGCCATTCATCGCGCCGACCCGCGCAAGCTGATCTACCGCGCCATCGCCACGCGCGAGGCGCTGCCCGGCATGCCCAGCGAACGGCTGACCACCCTCATCGCCGACGGCCGGCTGGAACAACTGACCGGCGAAAGCCTGGACCCCAGGCACGCCAAGGTGATGCTCTGCGGCAACCCCGAAATGTTGTCGGCGGCACGAAAACTGCTTGGGGAAATGGGCTTCGCGCCTGGACGCCGCGGCATTCCCGGCAATCTGGCGGTGGAAAACTATTGGTGA